Proteins encoded together in one Nitratireductor basaltis window:
- a CDS encoding tripartite tricarboxylate transporter TctB family protein: MMKLTDALTGALIACLGIFMVHVASGFPSFPGQPYGASLLPTLLGVGFIATGLLLLLRDMRQRFMSGVRKGASVVSLDEGLQTRDGAISAILIIATVVLQILLAPHIGFIPVSLATLFCLFVWFRVPWLAAIAVSIFGTALCWWLFAIILKVPLARGFLEGII; encoded by the coding sequence ATGATGAAGCTGACCGACGCCCTGACGGGTGCGCTGATCGCGTGCCTGGGGATATTCATGGTGCATGTTGCATCGGGCTTTCCATCTTTTCCCGGTCAACCCTATGGCGCTTCCCTGTTGCCCACCCTGCTTGGCGTCGGCTTCATAGCAACCGGTCTGCTTTTGCTTCTGCGCGACATGCGCCAACGTTTCATGAGCGGCGTGAGAAAGGGAGCCTCCGTGGTTTCCCTGGACGAGGGATTGCAAACCCGTGACGGTGCCATCTCGGCCATACTGATCATCGCGACTGTGGTCCTGCAGATCCTTCTGGCACCGCATATCGGCTTCATTCCGGTGTCGCTGGCCACTTTGTTCTGCCTCTTCGTGTGGTTTCGCGTGCCGTGGCTGGCCGCCATAGCTGTTTCCATATTCGGCACGGCGCTTTGCTGGTGGCTGTTTGCCATAATTCTCAAAGTGCCTCTGGCCCGCGGCTTCCTTGAAGGGATCATCTAA